A genome region from Manis pentadactyla isolate mManPen7 chromosome 5, mManPen7.hap1, whole genome shotgun sequence includes the following:
- the S100P gene encoding protein S100-P gives MTELEMAMGMIIDVFARYSGAEGNKLSLTKGELRTLLEKELPGFLESGKDKTTVDKLLKELDANGDAKADFNEFMMLVAVLTSTCHMYFEQEES, from the exons ATGACAGAACTGGAGATGGCCATGGGCATGATCATCGACGTCTTTGCCCGGTACTCAGGGGCCGAGGGCAACAAGCTGAGCCTGACCAAGGGAGAGCTGAGGACGCTCTTGGAGAAGGAACTCCCGGGCTTCCTGGAG AGCGGAAAGGACAAGACTACTGTGGACAAGCTGCTCAAGGAACTGGACGCCAACGGAGACGCCAAGGCGGACTTCAATGAGTTCATGATGTTGGTGGCCGTGCTCACATCTACCTGCCACATGTACTTTGAGCAGGAAGAATCCTGA